A single genomic interval of Bacillus sp. es.036 harbors:
- a CDS encoding zinc-dependent alcohol dehydrogenase family protein, protein MKAVVINDFGKPSTFSITNLSTRELKPGELKINVKATSVNPVDTKVRSGQAEAFAPAFPAVLHGDVAGIVEEAYEGSPFQKGEEVYACAGGVKGLDGALREQMIVDQKLVARKPKRLSMKEAAALPLVSITAWEALVDRMNVQPGQSVLIHGATGGVGHIAIQLAKSLGAIVYTTASTSEKMKIGQDLGADYAINYKETTVEEYVKQYTDGKGFDAVFDTVGGENMEKAFQAVRNGGQVACIVGSGEHDMTPLYVKSATYHGVLMLIPMLTNEGREHHGEILTSVARMVDHGVLKPVLDEESFTFSTIAEAHNRLESGKTIGKVVAENDLSQF, encoded by the coding sequence ATGAAAGCAGTAGTTATTAATGATTTTGGAAAACCTTCTACGTTTAGCATAACGAATCTCTCTACAAGAGAGTTGAAGCCAGGCGAATTAAAGATTAATGTAAAAGCAACAAGTGTTAATCCTGTTGATACAAAGGTTCGTTCTGGTCAAGCTGAAGCATTTGCACCAGCATTTCCAGCGGTTCTCCATGGTGATGTCGCCGGTATTGTAGAGGAAGCCTACGAAGGAAGCCCTTTTCAAAAGGGTGAGGAAGTGTATGCCTGTGCAGGTGGTGTAAAAGGTCTTGACGGAGCACTTCGAGAACAAATGATTGTCGACCAAAAGCTCGTTGCGAGGAAGCCTAAACGATTATCGATGAAAGAAGCTGCAGCACTACCGTTAGTCTCCATTACGGCATGGGAAGCCCTTGTGGACCGCATGAACGTGCAGCCAGGTCAAAGCGTTCTTATCCATGGTGCAACGGGTGGCGTCGGGCACATCGCCATTCAGCTTGCGAAATCATTAGGAGCGATTGTGTACACGACGGCGTCTACTTCAGAGAAAATGAAAATCGGTCAAGATCTTGGAGCAGATTATGCGATCAACTATAAAGAAACAACTGTAGAAGAATATGTAAAGCAGTATACAGATGGCAAAGGATTTGATGCAGTTTTTGATACTGTAGGCGGTGAAAATATGGAAAAGGCGTTCCAGGCAGTGAGGAACGGTGGACAAGTTGCCTGTATCGTTGGTAGCGGTGAGCATGATATGACACCACTGTATGTGAAAAGCGCTACCTATCATGGCGTATTAATGCTCATTCCGATGCTAACAAATGAAGGAAGAGAGCACCATGGTGAAATCTTAACGAGCGTAGCGCGAATGGTAGACCATGGCGTACTTAAACCGGTGTTGGATGAAGAAAGCTTTACGTTCTCTACTATTGCTGAAGCACACAATCGACTTGAATCAGGAAAGACGATCGGGAAAGTTGTAGCAGAGAATGATCTTTCACAATTTTAA
- a CDS encoding glycine betaine ABC transporter substrate-binding protein encodes MRRGILIMVIVALSLAACSGSEEGAEKSKGSVTLGLNNWAENIAVSNMWKVILEEKGYDIELKSMEKSPVWAGLSQGDLDIAAEVWLPTTDKPLYEEYKEDIVLHEAWYEGTGLGLVVPSYMDITSMDELNDKKDELGIEEIVGIDPGASLMEMSRTALEEYNLNYDLVDSSGPAMMSELKKAYEDEEPIVVTLWNPHWAFAEYDLKYLEDPKNVYGEADDIFFMTRTNFSDDHPEIVEWMNNWQMDDDSLGSLMATIKDADDAETGAQQWIEENEELVSEWTN; translated from the coding sequence ATGAGGAGAGGAATATTAATCATGGTCATTGTAGCACTGTCGCTGGCTGCATGTAGCGGTTCAGAAGAGGGTGCAGAGAAATCGAAAGGTTCCGTAACGTTGGGCTTAAACAACTGGGCTGAAAACATTGCGGTTTCAAACATGTGGAAAGTTATTTTAGAAGAAAAAGGATATGACATTGAACTTAAATCAATGGAGAAATCCCCTGTATGGGCCGGGCTTTCACAAGGCGATCTTGATATAGCTGCAGAAGTATGGCTCCCCACAACAGATAAACCATTGTACGAGGAATACAAAGAAGATATTGTCTTACACGAAGCATGGTATGAAGGTACAGGACTTGGACTTGTCGTTCCTTCTTATATGGACATCACAAGCATGGATGAGCTAAATGACAAAAAAGACGAGCTGGGCATAGAAGAAATTGTCGGGATCGATCCTGGTGCAAGCTTGATGGAAATGAGTCGTACCGCGCTTGAAGAATATAACTTAAACTATGACCTAGTTGATAGTTCAGGGCCTGCGATGATGAGTGAATTAAAAAAAGCGTATGAAGACGAGGAACCCATTGTCGTTACACTGTGGAACCCTCATTGGGCTTTTGCAGAATATGATTTGAAATATCTCGAAGATCCAAAGAACGTCTACGGTGAAGCAGATGATATCTTTTTTATGACAAGAACAAATTTCAGTGACGATCACCCTGAGATTGTTGAGTGGATGAACAATTGGCAGATGGACGATGATTCTCTTGGTAGTCTGATGGCTACGATCAAAGACGCTGATGATGCCGAAACAGGTGCACAGCAGTGGATTGAAGAGAACGAAGAACTTGTCTCCGAGTGGACGAACTAA
- a CDS encoding LysE family translocator, translating to MLEIALTHIVLGLSIAAPLGPINIEIMKRGIHKGFWSSLLVGAGGMSADLILMYLMYFGIATFVKLTAVQISLMLLGAIILTVSGIQGFLSRISLDEEQDKEGSGLIQAYATGFMIAAFNPMNLLFWLGIYGSVLSVSLQQPDKWQAFFLSALVFIGIGLWNINLCMTVHFGKSLLKPRTLRAISVTASVVLLFFGLRFGYLAAEMIFVASK from the coding sequence ATGCTAGAGATTGCACTAACTCATATCGTCCTAGGCTTATCCATTGCTGCGCCACTTGGACCGATCAATATTGAAATCATGAAAAGAGGGATTCACAAAGGATTTTGGTCGTCACTTCTTGTTGGAGCAGGTGGGATGAGTGCTGATCTAATTCTTATGTACTTAATGTATTTCGGTATCGCGACATTTGTTAAGTTAACTGCTGTCCAAATCTCACTTATGCTTCTTGGTGCGATTATTTTAACGGTTTCTGGGATACAAGGGTTCTTATCACGAATAAGTCTTGATGAAGAACAGGACAAAGAGGGTTCTGGACTCATACAAGCTTATGCTACTGGTTTTATGATTGCTGCCTTTAATCCAATGAATCTTTTATTCTGGCTAGGCATTTATGGCTCTGTTCTTAGTGTTTCTCTTCAGCAACCTGATAAATGGCAAGCTTTCTTTCTATCTGCTCTCGTGTTTATTGGAATTGGACTCTGGAATATTAACCTTTGTATGACCGTGCATTTCGGAAAATCGTTATTAAAACCTCGTACACTACGTGCCATTAGTGTAACCGCTAGTGTTGTATTATTATTCTTCGGGTTACGCTTTGGCTATCTTGCAGCTGAGATGATCTTTGTAGCTTCAAAATAG
- a CDS encoding DEAD/DEAH box helicase translates to MKHFSMFTKSEIKERFPVSFYQRGLTYFQNGRVSELTYDQEDQSYRAYVNGSSEYGVLIELLGDNWFGSCECQAFQTYGTCKHLAAVLIAISEEGPPEKESEKPSQVTQSPRSYNETNQLIQVLSDYQPEPGRSNTRADELKVEFTLKASSYPTLRKSQGDSPWTLELKVGVNRLYVVKDIRSFLDAVLEDQSYWFTKKFSYEPDEHTFHESDEPLMQILLSIRRNEKVYLDLPDNWGRFTENRELILPPITANEFLAEYLKQGRFLRFEYNRTLIEETALVDRSLPFSFEIEEKDNDYVIQLNGFQSAAYFPTYGWLFHDEKLFKLTKKQQSLLRDLSAFRNAAKKSELSISPAQIEPFLSQVVPGLRKLGDVIISEQINDKIINPDLQARVYVNAEGERLLVTVEYEYGDDVINPFKDNSRIVNDQGGIVLRDSEKEQTIMSLIEQASLKFNGKELYVEDEALIFDFLYWTIPELNDLADVFLTESARAWLLDESSAPVTSVDMDNSGNWLDVSFDMKGLDDEEISNILKAVIEKDRYYRLSNGTFVSMENEDFQHVSQLFDDLNIKQNDIERGELHLPLYRGLQLDERMSGGKHASRYSKAFRDLISRLKHPEDLQFHLPSGLEADLRSYQMTGFQWLKALAHYHLGGILADDMGLGKTLQSIAYLLSEKEDNPDATALVVAPASLIYNWKKEFEKFAPELMIEVNTGTPAERKELLSKGLQPDVWITSYPTLRQDIDHYETIQFDSVILDEAQAIKNPATKTSQAVRMLQAKKRFALSGTPIENSLDELWALFHSIMPGFFPDQATFRNLPHERISTMVKPFILRRVKKDVLKELPDKIETVQVSELTKQQKELYIGYLHRIQQETKESLAGDGFQKNRMKILAGLTRLRQLCCHPSLFVENYEGQSGKLEQLLEIVTTSIENQKRLLIFSQFSSMLKIIHQKLADLGYSVFYLDGQTPSKDRVEMTERFNGGENQIFLISLKAGGTGLNLTGADTVILYDLWWNPAVEEQAAGRAHRIGQKKVVQVMRLITQGTIEEKIYELQQKKKELIEKVIQPGETMISSLSEDEIKDILSI, encoded by the coding sequence ATGAAGCATTTTTCTATGTTTACAAAAAGTGAAATAAAAGAACGTTTTCCAGTCAGCTTCTATCAAAGGGGGCTAACGTATTTTCAGAATGGGCGCGTTTCTGAGCTTACATATGATCAAGAAGATCAATCCTACCGAGCTTATGTAAACGGCAGTTCAGAATATGGCGTGTTAATTGAGCTACTTGGTGATAATTGGTTTGGATCTTGTGAATGTCAGGCATTTCAAACCTATGGAACATGCAAGCACCTTGCTGCTGTTCTTATCGCTATTAGTGAAGAAGGTCCGCCAGAGAAAGAAAGCGAGAAACCATCGCAGGTAACTCAATCACCACGAAGTTATAACGAAACGAATCAGCTTATCCAAGTGCTAAGTGATTATCAACCGGAACCAGGTCGCTCAAACACGAGAGCAGATGAGCTTAAGGTTGAATTCACCTTGAAAGCAAGCTCATACCCAACTTTACGTAAATCTCAAGGTGATTCCCCCTGGACGTTAGAGCTTAAAGTAGGGGTAAATCGGTTATATGTTGTCAAAGATATTCGCTCATTTCTTGATGCAGTCCTTGAAGATCAGTCCTACTGGTTTACGAAAAAGTTCAGCTATGAACCTGATGAACACACGTTTCATGAATCAGATGAGCCGCTTATGCAAATTCTGCTTTCAATTAGACGGAATGAAAAGGTTTATTTGGATTTGCCTGATAATTGGGGACGTTTCACTGAAAACCGAGAATTAATCCTACCTCCAATAACAGCAAATGAATTTCTTGCAGAATATTTAAAACAAGGTCGTTTCTTACGTTTTGAGTATAATCGTACTCTTATCGAAGAAACTGCGCTTGTGGATCGTAGTCTTCCATTTTCGTTTGAAATTGAGGAGAAGGATAATGATTATGTGATTCAGTTAAATGGTTTTCAAAGCGCAGCATACTTCCCAACTTATGGCTGGCTATTTCATGATGAAAAGCTTTTCAAGCTAACTAAAAAGCAGCAGTCTTTATTACGGGACCTCTCAGCTTTTCGAAACGCCGCTAAAAAAAGTGAACTTTCTATTTCACCCGCACAAATTGAGCCATTTCTATCTCAAGTCGTTCCTGGATTAAGAAAACTTGGTGACGTGATCATTTCTGAGCAAATCAACGATAAAATCATTAATCCGGATTTACAAGCCCGAGTGTACGTGAATGCAGAAGGTGAGCGTTTGCTCGTTACGGTAGAATACGAATACGGTGATGACGTGATCAATCCATTTAAGGATAATTCTCGGATTGTCAATGATCAGGGAGGCATTGTTCTTAGAGATAGTGAGAAAGAACAAACGATTATGTCGTTGATTGAACAAGCTTCATTGAAATTTAACGGAAAAGAACTTTATGTTGAAGATGAAGCGTTAATTTTTGATTTTCTTTATTGGACAATCCCTGAACTAAATGACCTTGCGGATGTTTTTCTGACAGAATCTGCACGAGCCTGGTTATTAGATGAATCATCAGCTCCTGTGACTTCTGTTGACATGGACAACAGTGGCAATTGGCTCGACGTTAGTTTTGACATGAAAGGGCTCGACGACGAAGAAATTTCGAATATCCTAAAAGCGGTCATTGAAAAAGACCGTTATTATCGCCTTTCGAATGGTACCTTTGTTTCAATGGAAAATGAAGATTTTCAACATGTTAGTCAATTATTCGACGACCTAAATATTAAACAAAATGATATTGAGCGAGGAGAGCTTCACCTTCCGCTTTATCGTGGCCTGCAGCTTGATGAAAGAATGAGTGGAGGGAAACACGCCTCTCGTTATAGCAAAGCTTTTCGTGACCTGATCTCGCGACTCAAACATCCTGAAGATCTCCAATTTCATCTACCATCTGGCCTAGAAGCCGATCTCCGTTCTTACCAGATGACGGGTTTTCAATGGTTGAAGGCGCTGGCGCATTATCATCTTGGAGGCATTCTTGCAGATGACATGGGGCTCGGAAAGACGTTGCAGAGCATTGCCTATTTGCTTTCTGAGAAAGAAGATAATCCTGACGCAACTGCTCTTGTTGTTGCGCCTGCTTCACTCATTTATAACTGGAAAAAAGAATTTGAGAAGTTTGCGCCAGAACTTATGATTGAAGTCAACACGGGTACTCCCGCAGAGCGGAAGGAGCTTCTTAGCAAGGGCCTTCAACCAGACGTATGGATTACTTCTTATCCGACGCTCAGACAGGACATTGATCATTATGAAACGATTCAATTTGATTCCGTCATTCTTGATGAAGCGCAGGCGATTAAAAACCCGGCGACCAAAACGTCGCAGGCTGTAAGGATGCTTCAGGCAAAGAAGCGTTTTGCACTAAGCGGTACACCAATTGAAAATTCACTCGATGAACTGTGGGCATTATTCCACTCGATTATGCCAGGCTTCTTTCCTGACCAAGCGACGTTTCGAAATTTGCCTCATGAGCGGATTTCCACAATGGTCAAGCCGTTTATTCTAAGAAGAGTGAAGAAAGATGTTCTTAAAGAGCTTCCTGACAAAATTGAAACCGTTCAAGTATCGGAGTTAACAAAACAGCAGAAAGAGCTGTATATCGGGTACTTGCACCGCATTCAACAGGAAACGAAAGAAAGTCTCGCAGGCGATGGTTTTCAAAAGAATCGCATGAAAATTCTTGCTGGACTTACGCGTCTGCGTCAACTGTGCTGTCATCCGTCTCTTTTTGTAGAAAACTATGAAGGGCAATCAGGAAAACTTGAGCAGCTTTTAGAGATCGTCACAACATCTATTGAGAATCAAAAGCGACTTCTTATTTTTTCCCAGTTTTCTAGTATGTTGAAAATCATTCATCAAAAGCTAGCCGATCTTGGTTATTCGGTTTTCTATTTAGATGGACAAACGCCTTCGAAAGATCGTGTTGAAATGACGGAACGGTTCAATGGGGGAGAAAATCAAATCTTTTTAATCTCATTGAAAGCTGGCGGCACTGGTTTGAACTTAACAGGCGCAGATACAGTTATCTTATATGATCTCTGGTGGAATCCTGCGGTTGAAGAGCAGGCAGCAGGTCGAGCTCACCGAATTGGCCAGAAAAAAGTGGTGCAAGTGATGAGGTTAATTACACAAGGCACCATAGAAGAAAAAATTTATGAGCTTCAACAGAAGAAAAAAGAGCTCATTGAAAAGGTTATTCAACCTGGCGAAACGATGATTTCCAGTTTATCTGAAGATGAAATTAAAGATATTTTAAGTATCTAA
- a CDS encoding HNH endonuclease — protein sequence MRMDVCELCGRSGVTCTIHHLTPKEEGGAHKPTASLCVPCHKQIHALYTNQELAIRLDSIVKLKQDEQIRRYLKWIRKQPASKSVKMKKSNHRKQKK from the coding sequence ATGAGAATGGATGTATGTGAACTATGTGGAAGAAGTGGCGTGACGTGTACAATCCATCACTTGACCCCTAAGGAAGAGGGGGGAGCACATAAACCGACCGCATCTCTTTGTGTCCCATGTCACAAGCAAATCCATGCTTTATATACAAACCAGGAATTAGCGATTAGACTCGATTCGATTGTAAAGCTGAAGCAAGACGAACAAATTCGTCGTTATTTGAAGTGGATCCGAAAACAACCTGCATCAAAGAGTGTGAAAATGAAAAAGTCAAATCATCGAAAGCAAAAAAAATAA
- a CDS encoding glycine betaine uptake BCCT transporter, with the protein MREKVSSVFWSTLVISLIMVAWGAISPDTLASMSSSAQSFISNKLGWYYLILVTLLVIFCVFIIFTPYGKIKLGKPDEKPEFTRLSWFAMLFSAGMGIGLVFWGTAEPMSHYAVNAPTAETGTPAAIKEALQYSYFHWGVHAWAIYAIVALVLAYFKFRHDRPGLISATLYPIFGERVNGLLGKVIDVLAVFATIVGVATTLGFGAVQINGGLSYLTDIPNSFSSQLIIIGVVTVLFMISAWTGIGKGIKYLSNANLGLAGILFLAVFILGPTIYILNMFTDTIGAYITNFMAMSFRIAPLNPENREWINNWTIFYWAWWISWSPFVGIFIARVSRGRTIREFLVGVLLVPSIVGFLWFSTFGISGINIQQQGIADIASLATEESLFGTLQNYPLGTVLSIVAITLIGTFFITSADSATFVLGMQTTYGSLNPGSHVKLTWGVIQSSMAAVLLYTGGLQALQNVLILAALPFSVIMILMTVSFYKALKKEKYLVAKDPKPKKEKRKEKKAGTDNVDNSAPATK; encoded by the coding sequence ATGAGGGAAAAAGTATCCTCCGTGTTTTGGAGCACGCTGGTAATTAGTTTAATTATGGTAGCCTGGGGGGCAATTTCTCCAGATACGTTAGCATCCATGTCATCAAGTGCACAGTCCTTTATTTCAAACAAGTTAGGGTGGTACTACCTTATTCTTGTGACGCTGTTGGTGATTTTTTGTGTGTTTATTATTTTCACTCCGTATGGCAAAATTAAATTAGGAAAGCCTGATGAAAAACCAGAATTTACACGTTTAAGCTGGTTTGCCATGCTGTTTAGTGCAGGAATGGGTATTGGGCTTGTATTCTGGGGAACGGCAGAACCGATGTCCCACTATGCAGTCAATGCACCGACTGCAGAAACAGGAACACCCGCTGCAATTAAAGAAGCCCTACAATATTCTTACTTCCACTGGGGAGTTCATGCGTGGGCAATTTATGCAATCGTAGCCCTTGTTCTTGCTTACTTTAAATTTAGACATGACCGCCCTGGTTTGATTAGCGCAACGCTTTACCCTATTTTTGGTGAGCGTGTAAATGGATTGTTAGGTAAGGTGATCGATGTACTTGCCGTTTTTGCAACGATCGTAGGTGTTGCAACGACGCTAGGATTTGGAGCTGTTCAAATCAACGGAGGACTGTCTTACTTAACCGATATACCAAATAGCTTTAGTTCACAACTCATTATTATCGGTGTTGTTACCGTGCTGTTCATGATTTCAGCCTGGACAGGAATTGGGAAAGGGATTAAGTACTTAAGTAATGCAAACCTTGGACTTGCAGGCATCCTTTTCCTTGCTGTGTTTATCCTTGGTCCAACGATTTACATTCTAAATATGTTCACTGATACCATCGGTGCTTACATTACAAACTTTATGGCGATGAGTTTCCGCATCGCGCCATTGAATCCAGAAAATAGAGAGTGGATTAACAACTGGACCATTTTCTACTGGGCATGGTGGATTTCATGGTCACCATTCGTTGGTATTTTCATTGCCCGAGTTTCACGCGGAAGAACAATTCGAGAGTTTCTTGTAGGTGTTCTTCTTGTTCCTTCTATCGTTGGTTTCCTATGGTTCTCAACGTTTGGTATTTCAGGAATTAATATTCAGCAGCAAGGAATTGCTGATATTGCCTCACTTGCAACAGAAGAATCGCTGTTTGGAACTCTACAGAATTACCCACTAGGTACAGTGTTATCGATTGTAGCCATAACCTTAATTGGAACATTCTTTATTACATCTGCGGACTCTGCTACGTTCGTTCTTGGAATGCAAACAACATATGGTTCATTAAATCCAGGTTCACACGTTAAATTAACATGGGGAGTTATCCAATCTTCCATGGCAGCTGTTCTGCTTTACACAGGTGGACTACAAGCGTTACAGAATGTACTAATTCTCGCAGCATTACCGTTCTCGGTCATAATGATTCTTATGACGGTTTCATTCTACAAAGCGCTTAAGAAAGAGAAATACTTGGTCGCAAAAGATCCGAAACCGAAAAAAGAAAAGCGAAAAGAGAAAAAAGCAGGCACTGACAATGTAGACAATTCCGCACCTGCAACAAAATAG
- a CDS encoding STAS domain-containing protein translates to MKAIVKMASEQVLNRKEYIATQITSEQNKNYPTELKDKTDELFPLRVELVTIYARSLALREEEAEKRIEAWGVETGRMCARLETTLDSMLGEVPHYRKYIGEVLKEVAIEQQIGIEELYELISKLDHAMNLVVYYFSVPFVEYQTNLLEQSRNEILELSAPVVPIMQGVAVLPLIGTIDTYRAKLIMEESLNQSVRLRLNYFVLDLSGVPIVDTFVIQQLFQIIEALRLVGVEARISGIKPEIALSVVKLDISFKMVNTYSTLEQALADLVIQC, encoded by the coding sequence ATGAAGGCTATTGTGAAAATGGCTAGTGAGCAAGTTTTGAATCGTAAAGAATACATTGCAACACAAATTACGAGTGAACAAAATAAAAACTATCCCACCGAGCTCAAAGATAAAACAGATGAGCTTTTTCCATTGCGCGTGGAATTGGTGACGATTTATGCAAGGTCACTCGCACTTCGAGAAGAGGAAGCAGAAAAACGTATTGAAGCGTGGGGTGTTGAAACAGGAAGAATGTGTGCACGCTTAGAAACCACTCTTGATTCGATGCTAGGCGAAGTACCACACTATCGAAAATACATAGGCGAGGTTTTAAAAGAAGTAGCCATTGAACAACAAATAGGAATTGAAGAATTGTATGAGCTCATTTCTAAGCTTGATCATGCTATGAATTTAGTCGTTTATTATTTTAGTGTTCCGTTTGTTGAATACCAGACAAATTTGCTTGAACAGTCAAGAAACGAAATTCTTGAGTTATCAGCACCAGTTGTTCCAATCATGCAAGGCGTAGCGGTATTGCCTTTGATTGGAACAATTGATACGTATAGAGCGAAATTGATTATGGAAGAATCACTTAATCAAAGCGTCCGTCTTCGTTTGAATTACTTTGTTTTAGATCTTTCAGGTGTTCCAATTGTTGATACATTTGTCATTCAGCAGCTTTTTCAAATTATTGAAGCGCTTCGACTCGTCGGAGTGGAAGCAAGAATTAGTGGCATAAAACCAGAAATTGCATTATCAGTCGTTAAACTAGATATTAGTTTCAAAATGGTGAACACCTATTCGACGCTAGAGCAAGCACTTGCCGATTTAGTTATCCAATGCTAA
- a CDS encoding NAD-dependent deacylase gives MLTELFNKSRHTVVLTGAGMSTESGLPDFRSALDGMWNEVDPLQLASRDAMQYERNMFVRFYKQRIKKLKEASPHPGYFHLAEWERNGKVASILTQNVDGFHQLAGSQNVAEMHGSLREMYCDDCGEKSSSDGYLDDVLACKCGGFNRPGVVLFGEPLPLNAIHQAKVEAKKADLFIVLGSSLQVAPANVFPMEAKRNGAKLVIVNEEETDYDKIADLVIHDKIGKVLADLAEDKARLDKRK, from the coding sequence ATGCTTACGGAATTATTTAATAAGTCCAGACATACTGTCGTTCTTACAGGTGCAGGAATGAGTACAGAAAGCGGTTTGCCTGACTTTCGATCTGCGCTTGATGGCATGTGGAACGAAGTAGATCCACTCCAGCTTGCAAGCAGAGACGCGATGCAATACGAACGGAATATGTTTGTTCGTTTTTATAAACAGCGCATAAAAAAGTTGAAGGAGGCATCTCCACATCCGGGATATTTTCATCTCGCTGAATGGGAGCGAAATGGTAAGGTCGCATCGATTCTTACCCAAAATGTTGATGGCTTCCATCAATTGGCGGGGAGCCAAAATGTTGCAGAAATGCATGGTTCGTTAAGAGAAATGTACTGTGATGATTGTGGAGAAAAATCTTCTAGTGATGGATATTTAGATGATGTTTTAGCATGCAAATGCGGTGGCTTTAATCGCCCTGGAGTTGTACTATTCGGTGAACCATTGCCGCTAAATGCCATCCACCAGGCAAAGGTGGAAGCAAAAAAAGCGGATTTATTCATTGTTCTTGGCTCTTCTCTTCAAGTAGCTCCAGCAAATGTTTTTCCTATGGAAGCGAAGCGAAACGGAGCGAAGCTTGTTATTGTGAATGAGGAAGAAACAGATTATGACAAAATAGCAGATCTCGTGATTCATGACAAAATAGGAAAAGTATTAGCGGACCTAGCTGAAGATAAAGCACGTTTGGATAAAAGAAAATAG
- a CDS encoding GNAT family N-acetyltransferase, with protein sequence MLINLLPMSELDFNQFLDTSIDNYAKEKAAAGNWRAEEALEKSRQEFDRLLPEGRNTEGHTLYTIVVEGSEEMVGSLWVKTDWNAKEAFIYEFNVHEEKQGNGFGTEAINVLERILMERGITGLSLHVFAHNKQAIRLYERLGFATTNINMKKILD encoded by the coding sequence ATGTTGATTAACCTACTACCAATGAGTGAACTTGATTTCAACCAATTTTTGGACACTTCAATTGATAACTATGCTAAAGAAAAAGCGGCTGCAGGTAACTGGAGAGCGGAGGAAGCCCTTGAGAAATCCAGGCAGGAATTTGATCGTTTACTACCTGAGGGCAGGAATACAGAGGGACATACTCTTTATACAATAGTGGTAGAGGGGAGTGAAGAGATGGTAGGCAGTCTATGGGTTAAAACGGACTGGAATGCAAAAGAAGCGTTCATATATGAATTTAATGTTCATGAAGAAAAACAAGGAAATGGTTTTGGCACGGAAGCGATAAACGTGCTTGAAAGGATTTTAATGGAACGTGGAATTACAGGATTGTCACTTCATGTTTTTGCTCATAATAAACAAGCGATTCGTTTATATGAACGTCTAGGGTTTGCAACAACAAATATTAATATGAAGAAAATATTGGACTGA
- a CDS encoding TIGR00730 family Rossman fold protein, giving the protein MNDLKRITVFCGSSNNVDQKYFKAVEELGAVLAEKNIEVIYGGGNVGLMGALARTVLKHGGRVTGIIPRKIYDNVSHIELSDLIIVETMHERKAKMYESGDAFLALPGGIGTLEELTEIFTWYQLEYHNKPIGLLNTKGYYDPFYRMLEHMVEEGFLHKRYMEPLLTEESPKSLVENIRSHSVPLMNKWKQDEIGDRI; this is encoded by the coding sequence GTGAATGATTTGAAGAGAATAACGGTTTTTTGCGGATCCAGCAATAACGTTGATCAGAAATATTTCAAGGCAGTGGAAGAACTGGGAGCTGTTTTAGCGGAAAAGAATATTGAAGTGATCTACGGAGGCGGGAACGTTGGTCTAATGGGCGCGCTTGCCAGAACGGTGCTGAAACATGGGGGGCGAGTAACGGGGATTATCCCACGAAAAATCTATGATAACGTCAGTCATATCGAATTATCCGACCTTATCATTGTGGAAACAATGCACGAGCGGAAGGCAAAAATGTACGAGTCAGGAGATGCTTTTCTTGCTCTTCCAGGTGGGATCGGCACGCTCGAAGAATTAACAGAAATCTTCACGTGGTACCAGCTAGAGTATCATAATAAGCCAATTGGCCTTTTAAATACAAAAGGGTATTATGATCCTTTTTATCGCATGCTTGAACATATGGTGGAGGAAGGCTTTCTCCATAAACGCTATATGGAACCGTTGCTAACGGAGGAGAGTCCTAAATCGTTAGTTGAAAACATCCGTTCACACTCTGTCCCATTAATGAATAAGTGGAAGCAAGATGAAATCGGCGATCGAATTTAA